In the genome of Croceimicrobium hydrocarbonivorans, one region contains:
- the hflX gene encoding GTPase HflX — MIETKKKRTDLRERAVLIGVITTFQSEEKVAEYLDELAFLADTAGADSMKRFTQKLDSPNPKTFLGSGKIEEIAAYIKAEDIDLAIFDDELSPSQLKNVERIFEIKVLDRTNLILDIFAARAQTSYARTQVELAQYQYLLPRLTNMWTHLSKQKGGIGMKGPGEREIETDRRIVRDKISLLKKQLQKIDKQMAIQRSNRASMVRVALVGYTNVGKSTLMNLLSKSEVFAENKLFATLDTTVRKVVIHNLPFLMSDTVGFIRKLPTQLVESFKSTLDEVREADVLLHVVDISHPNFEDHISTVDRTIAEIDGREKPTIMIFNKIDAYVPEHRDPDDLQEPENNRHLTLEEWKSTWFARTDRQAIFISATEKENIEDLRNRLYETLAEIHARRYPNNNFLF; from the coding sequence ATGATTGAAACCAAAAAGAAACGTACCGACCTCCGTGAGCGTGCGGTATTGATTGGGGTAATTACCACCTTTCAAAGTGAAGAAAAAGTCGCTGAGTACCTGGACGAATTAGCCTTTTTGGCGGATACGGCCGGAGCAGACTCAATGAAGCGCTTCACTCAAAAACTCGATTCGCCAAATCCCAAGACCTTTTTGGGAAGTGGAAAAATTGAAGAAATCGCCGCTTATATCAAAGCGGAAGATATAGATCTGGCCATTTTTGATGATGAGCTCTCCCCTTCTCAATTGAAGAATGTGGAGCGCATTTTCGAAATTAAAGTACTGGATCGTACTAACCTGATTCTCGACATCTTCGCGGCCCGGGCCCAAACCTCTTATGCTCGCACCCAAGTTGAGCTAGCTCAGTATCAATACCTATTACCTCGCTTAACCAATATGTGGACTCACTTGAGTAAACAAAAAGGGGGTATTGGGATGAAAGGTCCTGGTGAGCGAGAGATCGAAACCGACCGTCGGATTGTGCGCGATAAAATCAGTTTGCTAAAAAAGCAACTGCAAAAAATCGACAAGCAAATGGCCATACAGCGCTCCAACCGGGCCAGTATGGTACGTGTTGCCTTGGTGGGTTACACGAACGTAGGGAAATCAACCCTGATGAACCTCTTGAGTAAATCAGAGGTTTTTGCTGAGAATAAACTCTTTGCCACCCTGGATACTACAGTGCGAAAAGTGGTAATACACAACCTGCCCTTCTTAATGTCGGATACGGTAGGTTTCATCCGCAAATTGCCTACCCAATTGGTGGAATCCTTTAAATCTACCCTCGACGAAGTGCGAGAAGCAGATGTACTCCTACATGTGGTAGATATTTCGCATCCCAATTTTGAAGATCATATCAGCACTGTGGATCGCACCATCGCAGAGATTGACGGGCGGGAAAAACCCACCATTATGATCTTCAATAAAATTGATGCTTATGTTCCTGAGCACCGTGACCCGGATGACCTTCAGGAACCGGAAAACAACCGACATTTGACCTTAGAAGAATGGAAGTCGACCTGGTTTGCGCGTACCGATCGTCAGGCGATTTTCATCTCAGCCACGGAAAAAGAAAATATCGAAGACCTGCGGAATCGTTTGTACGAAACCCTGGCCGAAATTCACGCCCGTCGCTACCCGAACAATAATTTCTTGTTTTAA